The Acinonyx jubatus isolate Ajub_Pintada_27869175 chromosome D3, VMU_Ajub_asm_v1.0, whole genome shotgun sequence DNA segment ccatgcttgcactctgtctcctctATCGAAAAgaaacattaggggtgcctgggtggctcagttggttaagtgtccgactcgacttaggtcatgatgtcatggtttgtgggttttagccccacatcaggctctgtgctgacagctcagaacctagagcctgcttcagattctgtgtctccctctctctgccccttccctcacacattctttctctctctctctccctccctctcaaaaataaacatttaaaaaaaaatagacattaatttttttttaaaaagtaacaaaataaaacaagtttcctcctgaaaccattatttaGTAAGATCTACCCTCTTCCAAGAGTGACACCACACTTCTAACCCCTACCCCACCTTTTTACCTCAGTCAGAAAAGTCTTCTGTGTTTCCTCATCACACCGAATTAACTCCTTCATGACCATCACTTTGCCCGTGGCTTTGTGTGTTACCTAGTTACAAGGAGGACAACTATTAGTGGTGCAGAGTTCTGGGGAATTTGTGAAAATATATGCAACTGGCCATCCCATCCCTTGGAAGACATACTGAGCCAGATCAGACTGACAGAATTTATGTGTAGAAGACACAGCATGAGGCAACAGGGGCCTCAAAGGGGAGCGTACCCTCTTTGGAGAACGGGGCATGCATCGAGGGGAGGCAAGAATGCAGAAAAGGGAagtgaggaggcaggaagggacacTGCCAAGCCAAGCAGGGGCTCTGGTTATCTGACAAAGGAGTGAGTCCCTTGCGTGAACAGAAGTCTGGGGACAGTAGGGGTCAGTGCCACAGACATGCACCAGGGAACTAGGTGGGTCAGGGTGAGCTCTCCAGCCCCAATGCCCTGAAAGCTGAGACACATGGCTTACCTGACCCCCCCTCCCAGCTctcagcagaggaggaggagagaaagagagagaggttagtCCCTAAGACTGTTCATCAGGGAGGCAGGAGCCACTCCCCTGTGTGCTCCCTGCAGTATACCCAACACTCAGGCCTCTGGGTACCTAAAAACATCCCTGCCTGGAGATGGCAGGGCCATGGGCAACAACTCATCCCAACCTGGGTCTCCAGGTCCACCAAGCTCACTACAACAGCAACGCTGCCCTTAGGTGGCCTGGGAGGGCAGGAGTGTAGCCCTCACACCATCACCTGCAGCAAGGAAGGGGGCCTGGTGTCCTGCAGGGTATGTATGGGGTGAGACCATGTGGTAAGAGCTCCCCAAAAGAAGGTGAGAGAAGGGTAGGGGGCCGAGAAGCAGACCAGCTGCTGCCTGTGCTCACCTTGATGGCCTGTCCAAAGAAGCCCTTCCCCAGGATCTCCCCATGGATCAGGTCACATGGCCGGAAGATCTGCTGTGAGTAGCTGCTGGAACAGCGGAGGGATTCTGAGCGGCTGATGTCACGGCTAAAGAGCAGGGGCTCCTTTGGGGAGCTGGGGCCAGGGGACTTGGAGATGCTGTTACTGCGCCTGAAGATAAGGAAAGATGAGAGTAGGGATAGGGTAGTCCTCAGAGACTTGCCAGAAAAACCATGGAGGTAGAAACCCCAAAGCTACCTTACCACCCTATCCATCCCAATTTCTGTAGTTCAGGTGCTATGATGAGGGGAAGGAACTCCTATGTCAGACGGACATGCCATTTTGGGGCTACAAACATCAGTAGTTTATTTAAGTACAATAAAACCACATTCAAAGCAGGAACCCTATAGTGCTCAATATAGGACAGCACTGTAGGATGGTAACCCACCACTTTACATGCCTGCTTGATTCAAGGTACGGAATTGAGTTAGAGTGGTAGCCTACCACCATCCGAaaaatgaccaaatgggattctggctattttgctcattttgtacCTGTctatatttccttaaaataataagCATGTATGATTTTTACAGCAATAAAACcagtgtatttacatttttaaaagcagccaGTAATAATAATGGTTGATAACTGTTACCGACTTCCTGAAGGACAAGAAAGGTTGAAGTCCACAGCACTGCAGGTGAATTACAACCCTGCAAACTTCTCTCCAGCACATCTTCCTGTTCCATTTGGGCTACCCAGAAAGGACCACACACAGGCTTCTCAACTCTTGCTCTTTTGCTCTGCCTTCCACCAACTGTGCCCACAGAAGCACACAAGGTGTGCTGCCTTCTGCAGTATGGCCCTCCAGAGATCTGAGCAGTCCCTAGCCACCCCACATCTTCCTGCTTCCAAGCCATGTTCTCAGGCCTTCTCTGCCCTCTGGCACCTCACCTCTACCAGCTCACTCGTTCTGAGGCCACAAAGACAGCCAGAAGTGCATGCCCAGAAATCTGTGGGGAGGGCCCTGCTTCCAAAGATGCCAGTCAAGGGCCCTGAGTGATTCAGTCTGTTTGATCAGGAGGGCGGATAAAGACCTGACTCCTAATGATACTAACAACACCTCACATTGAGTTAGTGCTGACCCTGTGATGTCACTGTGCCACTTTGCATTCCTTTCCACACTGAATCCTTACATAAAGGATTGTCCTTACATAAAAGACAGCCACCTTTGTCTTAGAACTCCActttatagatgcagaaacagaggcttagagaCATGAAGTGATGTGTGAAGGGAGGGAGCTCAGCTCAAAAGCATGGTATGGGTGTGTCTGCCTGGAGAGCCACTGCTCCAGACTCCTGTTCTTTCAGTCTCCCTATTTGGCACCTGTATCCAGGGTCATTGCTCCCTCCCCATGGACTTGGAACTATGAGGTTTTGATTGTTGGTCCCTCAAATCTAAAACAGCTTGCATCCATCTCTtgctttacagttttcagtgttctTACTTCCACTTATTAATTCTTTCTGTGCCCCAACTCCAGCCACTGAACCCCATGCTTTACCCATGGGCCATGCTGTCCTTTGGGGGTCAGCATTTCTGCCTCCTGAGTTCAGCTCAGAAGTTCAGTGGACAGAGCCGACTCTCTGGTTTCTAACGAAACCTGGCAGACAGCTGGGTCAGATCATGTACAGGCCCTGGCTGTGAACTGTGATCCCTATGGGGAGAGCTGGGTCAGCACAATCCTCATGGCCCATCTCTGGCCAGCGGGTTTCCTTCCTAACTCTGCTGGCCTCCCAAAGTCAGCTCAGCCTCATCTGAAGGATAGGCATGGGTCAGCATGGAATCAGGGTGGGAGGCAGCACCTCAGAGAGCGTCTCCTTAGTGTTCCTTCCAAATTCTCCTTGGTGTCCAAGGTGCTGAGAGTCGGGGAGTGTCCAGCATTCTGCATGCGGGGAGAGAGCCGTGCATCCAGCCGCAGCTGGTCCAGGCGCTGGGAGACGGGGTCATGTTCAATCAAGAGCTGAAGCGTCTGGCTTGTCTTGCTAATCGCATCCTCTACCTGTAGCCAAAAGCAGTGTAAGGCTGGCTCCCACAGGCTGTCCCATCCCAGGCCACCCACTGTCAGCCCACATGATCTTAGCACAGTATGGCCAATGCTCAAGTTGGCTAATGGTGGCCTCTAGCTGCCAGTAGCCCCAGTGCCCTCTCACTGGCATCCTGTCAGATATCCCATCTGTCAGGCCATCCCTATTGCCCTGAGAATGTGCCAGGCTGACACAGGTCATCAGTGGTCACAGGATCAGTGGCAAGACAAAGAGATAGACTGGGGGTGGAGAAAGGCAAAGGTCCATAGCTTGATCTCCCAGAGGGTCTATACCATGTTCCACCCCCACAAGACACACTGGACACACACTGTACCTCTTCCACTCGGAGTGTGCGGACAGGGGTCCCATTGATCTCCAGGATGCGGTCCCCGGGGTGGATGGCATTGCGGTTGTTGGGACTGATGTGCATCCGGTTGACCCTGGGCCAGACAAGAGTTGAGGCAGGAAGAAGGCATCCTAAAATTGTGCTTGACCAATTTTACTTGTATAGGAAGGTTCACCATGCCCCAGGCCCTACATGCCTGCAAGGCCCAGACAACTCACAGGGGAAATGCAACACCCTTTACAAGATGCCTCATCTCAGTGAAGGGCACCCCCACTCACCCAATGGCCTAAGCCAGAGCCTTGGATGGCATCTCCCCTATCTGGAGTTCTCTCACTGCTCCACAACCCTTACCATCTTCGAGAATCCTGCCTTCACTTCATCATCATAGTTACCAACATTTCTCACCTGGATCTTTCAACAGAACTGGTCCCTGGTCTCTACATCTgttctagatttcagctcaggtcacaatcccagggtcatgggattgagccctgtgtcagtgtggagcctgtttaagattctctctctccctctctgcccctctctcccagcttgcacatgccctctctctctaaaaagaaccTCTGGTCTAGACAAATATCTCAATGAACTAAAGAAGCTCAATCACCTCTGTTCTTCAAAAAAACTACCCATCACCAACACCATTGCtgatgtttaagtttttattaacaCCACCCTCTACATTTCCAGGCTTGCTCCTCTTCCATCCAACATCCATGCCAGCAATCCCTCTAGAACGCTAACCTGGTTGTATCACCTTGTTGCTTATCCCTTAAAAGACCTGCTGAGTGTTCATAATCCAGGCCCTATATAACTTAATAGCCCCCTTTTCTGGCTATTCCCAACCACCTAATTTACACCAGACACAATCATAGactcccacctctgccctgaACACAATTCCCTCCCATCTTCATCTAATGAGGTTTTAGTGCAGATCTCAACTCTTGGTGACTTCCCCAACCTTAATACCTCTCACCTGTACTGCAAGCACCTAGTAAGTGCACAATCGCTATTTATAGGGTTGGCAGCCATAGATTCCTCATTACTGGTATTAGACGAACACAGGCTCTTTCCCCATCTGGTCTCTGGCCTGGACCTAGGATGAAGTCTTAACCTCTTTCTCCTCCATCCTCCATTCACTCAACCAACAGAACAATAATCAATGAACATATACTACATGCCAGATACAGTTCCAGGACCTGGATATACAGTACTGAACAAGATTAAGTTCCAGAAGGAACTTGTTGGGAGGACAGATGATAAACTAATACACATAATCAAGCCAGATAATTTCAAAGAACAACCGTTATCTGAAACTTGACACATGAAAGGTGAGCGGTTCTGTCATTAAGTATCTTGTGGGAAGCAGCCTAGGCAGAAGGAAGAGTAAGTGCCAAGGCCCAGGTGCAGTTACAGCACAGTGAGCTCCAGGACAAAGATATGAGATGTGGGTGAAGAGAACTCTGCACCCCTTGAGGCCCATCTATGGACTCTGTGTAACGACTCCTGCTTCTGGGGTTCTCAAAATACTCACTCTTTTACTTGCACAGTGGTGGCATAGTTGGAGCAGGCACTTTCCACAGACACAGAGAAGCCCCGTCTGCCCTCTGTGGTGGCTGGCATGGAGATATGTGTGACAGAGTAGGGCAGCTGGTCCTGAACAGACTCCGTGGAGAGTCTCTCAAACATGGGTGCCAGCACCACCTCATTGTGGCACTTCCCACTAGCAAGAGGAACATAAAGATGGTTAAGATCCTGGAGACCCACCTGGAAGCCCCCAGTAACCACTGTACCATGTGGCTTCAAGCAATAGTACCCACAATCCCACTATTACCATCCTTGCCATGATTCCAGTTGGTTGCTCAGAAAGAAGAGCCCAGGGTCTCTGGGGTAGGCTGGAAGTGGGGGTGAGATGGCCTGGGTTCTCTTCACTCTGCCTTTGATTCACAGTGAGAACCCAGCCCTCTTCTCCATTTTGGGCCTCAGCCTGACTTCTTTGCCAACTGAGGCAATTGCGCAAATGAACTCTAAGGGgcctttgcttttaattttctgggATCCTTCTCTGAGAGCACCTTCTGAGCCATTCTCTCCCTCTGGGAAGACTGCAGCACAAAGTGTCATTATTCTCATGGTCGGTAaggacagagggcagagagatgTTACTTGTCTTGCTTACAGATTACAGAGCTGGTTATAGGCATTGCTGGGATAGGAATCTAGTGCTCTGATATCCCAGTACTGTTTCTGCCCAACTTGCACTGCCATCTGTTCCTCTCTCTTGACTGCTCTTGTAGGGGAGAGGGACACCATCTTACCAGTAAAGGGTGGCATGCTGCACCAGAGCATATGCATCCCCATCCTCGATGATCACCTTGCAGCTCATACAGGCAAAGCACTCTGGGTGGTACTTGAACTCCCCAGCCACCTGTgagcaggtggggagaagggtaGACAGATGACAGATGGAGGAAGTGAATTGTCACTGTTGCTGGAAGGTAGGGGTGGGTGAGTGacctcttaactgactgagacacccaggcgcccctagagagaCCTCTAATTAAGGATCTATAGGTCCTTTGCACAACTCTGCCCCAGAGCTTCCAGAGGACAAGTCAGATTGGTGCCTCTCTGTCATTTCTGAGATTACAAAAACTGTTTTGGTTCTAGCCAAGTCCCCAGAAGTCATCATCCTCACTAGAAAGACACATAGTTCCTCTAACACAGAGTTGGAAAATCCATGATTGGGCTTAAAGCCCTTTTCTGAAGCAGGTAGTGGAGGTGGAACCTCTCTCTACCAGCCCATTCCAGGGTCTCCTTTTCAGATTCCCTCTACACAACTTGGGTGTATTCTCCTCTCAACCTGTAATGCTCTCCTTCGAGGACTTTATCCATTGAATTAAGTCTCTGCCCTGCCCGCCCACCCACCCATTCCCAATATTGGactgttcagttttgtttttttttttttaccttaaaaaaaatgtttatttatttgttttgagagagagagacagagagagcacatatgctggggaggggcagagagagagagggagatgggagaatcccaagccataGATTAAGCTattaagcacagagcctgatgcagggctcgaacccacaaaccatgagatcatgacctgagccgaaatcaacagttggacactcaacctactgagctacccaggtgcccctggactgttAAGTTTTTAAGGGAAGGATCCTACCTGGCACTTAATTGGTACTCAACAAACATCTGttaagtgaagaaataaaaggggagGCCTTGGCTGATGGAAGACTAGAAGATGAAAGGCCATGGGAAACCAGAGGAGCTGTCAATGGACTCTGATGACTGAGAGGGACTCACTCACCATGACAGGCCCTGTCATCAGCAGAGAACACCCATGGCAGAACTCCCCAAACTTCCCCCAGTAGTCCTTGTGGCAATAAAGCTTCCCATCCTTCTCATAGTACCAGTTGGTGAGGGAATCCTGGCATTCTGAGCACCTGAAAGGCAAGACAAGAAAAAATTGTTGTGGATCCCTGGAACCAGGCTACATAGGCTGCCTCTGGCTCCCAGATCTAACAACAAAATGGACAGACCTTTCCTTGATCCAAAGCCAGGATGGAGGAAAGTTACAGTTTACTGCCATCTCCCCAAAGGAAGCTGATTCAGAATAAAGAAGATCCCAGAAACCAGTTCTGTATTGTCTGCCTAACCTGGTAGACCAGtgtctgtttattaatttttttaacatttttgtgtctTGAAGCCCTCAGAGAATCTAGTAAGAATCAAGAAGCTGCTCTTGGAAAAAGGCATGTACAAGGAAAATGTACATATTATTTaggtatgggtgtgtgtgtgtgtgtgtgtgtgtgtgtaggtctgAAGCCTAGTCATGGCCCCAGCTAAGAACCTCTgttctagatttcagctcaggtcacaatcctagggtcatgggattgagccctgtgtcagtgtggagcctgtttaagattctctctctccccctctgcccctctctcccagcttgcacatgccctctctctctaaaaagaaccTCTGGTCTAGACAGATATCTCAATGAACTAAAGAAGCTCAATCACCTCTGTTCTTCAAAAAAAACTACCCATCACCAACACCATTGCtgatgtttaagtttttattaacatCATTAACATGTAGCATTCTTGTGAAAAAATTATGCTAAGCATTAAGAAACAATCAGGCAAATCCAGAATGTGGGTCATTCTAAGACTACTGTTCTTGACTCTTCCAAAAAGTTAAtgtcatggggaaaaaaaggtacagGGATTAAAAAAGCCTAGAGACACAGCAACCAAATGCAGCACCTAAACCTTGGATTCAATTCTGGATTGAAAAAGAAAGCAGCTATGAGTGTCATTTTTGGAACTGAGGAAACTTGAATTTGGGCTATATATTATACTGTGACATTACTATCCATTTTCTTAGATGTAATAATGATACCTTGGTTAGATAGAAGAATTCTTAGAAGAAACATATTAGAGTAACTAAGGGTGAAAGTCAAGATATGTACAACTTACTTTTACATAgttcagcaaaaaataaaatacatcatgtGTGTACATAGTTAAAGAGAAAGTGGCTTAAAGTTAAGTCTGGGTGAAGGATATATATGGGTGTTCTTTGAACATTTCCTTCAACTCTTctatgtatttgaaatttttcgaAATAAAATAATGGGGGGGGGAAACAAAATTCCACTAGCACTGTGCAAGATATACATGTTAGACTCCACAGCTCCTTTCCCCTCCAATTACCTGGTTGTAAAGCTCCACCCCTCAGTCAGGCTGGGTGTGTTTTCAGACCAAGTTTGCACAAGATAAGCATTTCTGAACCTCTCCTCATTTCTGAACCTCCCAGCACCCAGAGCTAAGGGCTCCCTGCCCTTGGGAGCCCATGCCACCTCTTTCTTTCCAGTGAAGACTCTATTCTTGTTGTCAAGGCTTCACACCACCCTTCACTGGCCAAATCCTTGCTTCTGAGAGGCAGGATGGAGTGGTCTCTTAGTGTGACTCCTGaccctgccacttactagttaGCTCATCTTGGGGAAGTTACTTCACTCCTCtgacccagtttcctcatctgtcaaatggactACTGTGGAAAGGAAATAACATGTAGCAaactatatatagtttatataaaaGGCTAAGTACAGTAGGAACTCATGAAGTGTTGAACTGCTATTAAAGATGATGATAATGGTAGCTGCTCACACTATTTGCCATTTTTCCTCCACTAGCTGGGTAGCTTTGGacttctctcagtttttcctccttGACAAAATGTGACTAATAGCACAGTACTACAAAGAACACGGTGAAGACTAAATGAGCTAATGTATGAGGAAAGCCTTTTGCAAACTGTGAAGAGCGGAACTAGCTGTATTATTACAGCATCTTGCTAGGCACTGCAGATATAAGAGATAGATATACAAGGTTCCCTACTACAATTTCCAAGAGCTTATAATGGGCTGGGGAAGAGAAAGtctaaaacaaaacttaattaACAATGAAAGGTGAGAGGTTACAATGGGTGCTACTACTACTGGGCactgcaggagggaggagggagaccaGAATGAGTTGAAGCAGCTATGGAAAGCAACTGAGCCAGGAAGGTCTAGAGAAGCAGGACCCTGAGAATCGCTCTTTATGGAGTGTCCACGTCTCTCTGGATGTTTAACACTGATGGCTTCTGCCATCAGTCATCCCCATCCTGTAGCATCTcctacttgttctttttttttttttttttaatgtttatttatttttgagacagacagaatgcatgcaggggaggggcagagagagagggggacagatgatccaaagaagcctctgcaccgacagcagcaagcccaatgtggggctcaaactcacaaactgcgagatcatgacctgagccgaagttggacgccacccaggtgcccctctcctacttgtttTATGGACGCTGAGCTTAAGGGACTTGAGAGCCAGACACAGCATGAAGAGTATGGATATGAAATACCTAGAATGGTACAGTGTGAACCATTAATTCTAGGAGGCAAAGGGGGAAGACCTGTTCTGGACATGCAGCTCAAATTCCTCTCAATGTAAA contains these protein-coding regions:
- the LIMK2 gene encoding LIM domain kinase 2 isoform X4 — its product is MTGPVMVAGEFKYHPECFACMSCKVIIEDGDAYALVQHATLYCGKCHNEVVLAPMFERLSTESVQDQLPYSVTHISMPATTEGRRGFSVSVESACSNYATTVQVKEVNRMHISPNNRNAIHPGDRILEINGTPVRTLRVEEVEDAISKTSQTLQLLIEHDPVSQRLDQLRLDARLSPRMQNAGHSPTLSTLDTKENLEGTLRRRSLRRSNSISKSPGPSSPKEPLLFSRDISRSESLRCSSSYSQQIFRPCDLIHGEILGKGFFGQAIKVTHKATGKVMVMKELIRCDEETQKTFLTEVKVMRSLDHPNVLKFIGVLYKDKKLNLLTEYIEGGTLKDFLRSVDPFPWQQKVRFAKGIASGMAYLHSMCIIHRDLNSHNCLIKLDKTVVVADFGLSRLIVEERKKPPVEKATTKKRTLRKNDRKKRYTVVGNPYWMAPEMLNGKSYDETVDVFSFGIVLCEIIGQVYADPDCLPRTLDFGLNVKLFWEKFVPTDCPPAFFPLAAICCKLEPESRPAFSKLEDSFEALSLYLGELGIPLPAELEELDHTVSMQYGLTRDSPP
- the LIMK2 gene encoding LIM domain kinase 2 isoform X5, with amino-acid sequence MVAGEFKYHPECFACMSCKVIIEDGDAYALVQHATLYCGKCHNEVVLAPMFERLSTESVQDQLPYSVTHISMPATTEGRRGFSVSVESACSNYATTVQVKEVNRMHISPNNRNAIHPGDRILEINGTPVRTLRVEEVEDAISKTSQTLQLLIEHDPVSQRLDQLRLDARLSPRMQNAGHSPTLSTLDTKENLEGTLRRRSLRRSNSISKSPGPSSPKEPLLFSRDISRSESLRCSSSYSQQIFRPCDLIHGEILGKGFFGQAIKVTHKATGKVMVMKELIRCDEETQKTFLTEVKVMRSLDHPNVLKFIGVLYKDKKLNLLTEYIEGGTLKDFLRSVDPFPWQQKVRFAKGIASGMAYLHSMCIIHRDLNSHNCLIKLDKTVVVADFGLSRLIVEERKKPPVEKATTKKRTLRKNDRKKRYTVVGNPYWMAPEMLNGKSYDETVDVFSFGIVLCEIIGQVYADPDCLPRTLDFGLNVKLFWEKFVPTDCPPAFFPLAAICCKLEPESRPAFSKLEDSFEALSLYLGELGIPLPAELEELDHTVSMQYGLTRDSPP
- the LIMK2 gene encoding LIM domain kinase 2 isoform X3, whose translation is MGSYLSVPAYFTSRDPFRCSECQDSLTNWYYEKDGKLYCHKDYWGKFGEFCHGCSLLMTGPVMVAGEFKYHPECFACMSCKVIIEDGDAYALVQHATLYCGKCHNEVVLAPMFERLSTESVQDQLPYSVTHISMPATTEGRRGFSVSVESACSNYATTVQVKEVNRMHISPNNRNAIHPGDRILEINGTPVRTLRVEEVEDAISKTSQTLQLLIEHDPVSQRLDQLRLDARLSPRMQNAGHSPTLSTLDTKENLEGTLRRRSLRRSNSISKSPGPSSPKEPLLFSRDISRSESLRCSSSYSQQIFRPCDLIHGEILGKGFFGQAIKVTHKATGKVMVMKELIRCDEETQKTFLTEVKVMRSLDHPNVLKFIGVLYKDKKLNLLTEYIEGGTLKDFLRSVDPFPWQQKVRFAKGIASGMAYLHSMCIIHRDLNSHNCLIKLDKTVVVADFGLSRLIVEERKKPPVEKATTKKRTLRKNDRKKRYTVVGNPYWMAPEMLNGKSYDETVDVFSFGIVLCEIIGQVYADPDCLPRTLDFGLNVKLFWEKFVPTDCPPAFFPLAAICCKLEPESRPAFSKLEDSFEALSLYLGELGIPLPAELEELDHTVSMQYGLTRDSPP
- the LIMK2 gene encoding LIM domain kinase 2 isoform X2, whose protein sequence is MAAQSGEDAWRCRGCGDHVAPSQRWYRTVNEAWHSSCFRCSECQDSLTNWYYEKDGKLYCHKDYWGKFGEFCHGCSLLMTGPVMVAGEFKYHPECFACMSCKVIIEDGDAYALVQHATLYCGKCHNEVVLAPMFERLSTESVQDQLPYSVTHISMPATTEGRRGFSVSVESACSNYATTVQVKEVNRMHISPNNRNAIHPGDRILEINGTPVRTLRVEEVEDAISKTSQTLQLLIEHDPVSQRLDQLRLDARLSPRMQNAGHSPTLSTLDTKENLEGTLRRRSLRRSNSISKSPGPSSPKEPLLFSRDISRSESLRCSSSYSQQIFRPCDLIHGEILGKGFFGQAIKVTHKATGKVMVMKELIRCDEETQKTFLTEVKVMRSLDHPNVLKFIGVLYKDKKLNLLTEYIEGGTLKDFLRSVDPFPWQQKVRFAKGIASGMAYLHSMCIIHRDLNSHNCLIKLDKTVVVADFGLSRLIVEERKKPPVEKATTKKRTLRKNDRKKRYTVVGNPYWMAPEMLNGKSYDETVDVFSFGIVLCEIIGQVYADPDCLPRTLDFGLNVKLFWEKFVPTDCPPAFFPLAAICCKLEPESRPAFSKLEDSFEALSLYLGELGIPLPAELEELDHTVSMQYGLTRDSPP